AATCGACGTGGCTAGGACAATGAAGCTCTTTTGAGAGATcatgaagtttattttttggAGCAAAAATATACTTCCTTtgaattgaaaatgattttatgttttttgattggtggttttgtttgatagttacatgtgattttctttgttgagtTCTGATTTTCGGCAACCTTGGAAAACTATTTGTCTAAGATGGGCTCCACTAGTGGACTGGCTGTCTTTACTCTTTAGGGACCGAAGCATAGGCAAGAAATCTTGGATGATGACTGGTTGCTGGTGGGGTCTCCTGGGATTGGATTGGTTTTTCTACTAGTGGAATCTTTGAATGAGTATTTTTATCTGTCAAGAATAAAACAAAGAAGCGCTTGTTTATGTTTCTATGAGACGGACGTTATTGTGTTTTCCTTAAACAAAGTGGCTTGTTTAATtcacaatttgttttgataattaacttatcaaactttTTTGGCCAAGTTTGTCCTTTTGTAGAGAGAGTAACAAGATGTCTATTTGGGTTTTGTTTCTACTGCATAGATTTAGCTCTGTGGTTGATGCAGGTGGTGATTGATTTTGCTGCTTCATGGTGTGGTCCGTGCCGTGTCATTGCTCCTTTCCTGGCTGAGCTGGCTAGGAAACTTCCCGATGTTATCTTCCTTAAGGTTGATGTTGATGAATTGAAGGTAATTTTACACAAATCATTGTGTTCGTTTCTGATGCTGAAGTTGCGAGGTTAGGATTTGatgggtgattttttttttttttttttttgcagactGTCGCTCAGGATTGGGCTGTGGAGGCAATGCCAACTTTCATGTTCCTGAAAGAGGGGAAGATTGTGGACAAAGTTGTTGGAGCAAGGAAGGATGAACTGCAGCAGGCTATAGCAAAGCACGCAGCTCCTGCTGCTGCTACTGCTTCTGCTTGAAGCTGATGAATTTGCTTATCGTTTTTTGATATATGCTATTAGAAATCTGGATTCTGAAGCTTGGTTTTTATCTTTTGCTTGA
This Populus alba chromosome 7, ASM523922v2, whole genome shotgun sequence DNA region includes the following protein-coding sequences:
- the LOC118063094 gene encoding thioredoxin H-type; translation: MAAEDGQVIGCHTVEAWDEQLQRGNESKKLVVIDFAASWCGPCRVIAPFLAELARKLPDVIFLKVDVDELKTVAQDWAVEAMPTFMFLKEGKIVDKVVGARKDELQQAIAKHAAPAAATASA